Within Parabacteroides pacaensis, the genomic segment TACACAGACATGGTAAAAGAAATCATCTACTATTTAGAAGGCCTTCAAAAAAATAATAATCGCCCATGGTTCCAAGAACATAAAGATGAATATGATAAATTACGTGCCCAATTTGAAAAAGACATTTATGAACTTATACAACGCATCTCTTTGTTTGATCCTGAAATAGTAGGAATCGAACCTAAAGATTGTATTTATCGTATATATAGGGATATCCGTTTTTCCCCGGACAAAACACCTTATAAAAATTATTTTTCTGCTTATATTGCTTTAGGAGGAAGAAAAAGTGAACGAGCCGGTTATTACATCCATCTTCAACCGGAAAACTGCATTTTATCCGGGGGGGTATGGTGTCCACCCACTCCTTTATTAAAAATGTTGCGGCAAGCAGTGTTTGATCATATTGAAGAATTTATAGAAATATTAGAAGAACCTTCTTTTAAAATGGCTTTTCCTGAAATGCAAGGTGAAGTTTTACAACGACTTCCACAAGCATTTATTCATGAAAAAAATTTCCCTCACCCTGATTTGCTTAAACGGAAAGATTATGTAGTAATAGGCTCTAAACCTCTTTCCTTTTTTGAGCAACCGGACTGGATTAAAGCCACTGCTACAGAATTTGAAAAAATGCTTCCTTTTAATCGGTTTCTAAATTATACTGTAGATGAATATTTAGGAAAAACCTACTAACACTACTATACCCCGTAATATAGATATACAAATTCATATATTACGGGGCTCCAAATTTTTAGGAATCCAGATCATCCTTTACACATAGTTCATATCCTTTTCCTCGTTCACTTTCCACAATTAAAATAGCTCCAATTTCTTTTAAATCCCTTTTTAGCCTCCATACCGTAGAATTTAGATTATCGTTGCAATCGCTATCTGCATTAGGCCATAATGCTTCAATAATTTTCTTTCTTTTAAGATTGCAATGTTCACTTTCTAATAGTACCCTTACCAATTTGCACTCTAAATTAGGTACATCGATTCGAATTCCTTCCCGATAAAAACATTCCCCTTCGGGATAAAAAATTAAATCTCCGAATTTGTAATCACCATTATCTAGCAATACAATGCCTTCTTTTCCTGATTTTGTGAATTTAACCACTCTAACAACTTTCCGGTTCTCTGCGGAATGCTCATGAGATCCCTCGCCGGGAATCTTTACATCTTTGTAACCCATAATTTGCTTATTTATCATTAATATTATATTTAAAAAGTATCAGAAAAAGTATAAATACTTTTCCGATTTAAATTCCAAATTATTCTACACAAGCAAAATATGAGGAAAAACTTTATTTGCATAGTGAATAAAAAAGTCCGCTTATACAGATATATTAGATTTCTCATTGCATTTTACTGGGTATTAGTTTTTCTATTATTTTTAATATTTAAGAATTACATAATAAAAGTAAATATGCTTTTTCTATCTTTCTCTCATCCTATTAGTTAGTTTTTCATCATAAACAAGACAGTATCCAGCTATATTTGTGTGAGGCGCAAAGATAGGAAAAAGAATTATGACTTTTCTCTCCTATAAAGTAGAGTAAAAAACTTTCATATAGCCATATAATTCTCTAAATATCAATATATTAACATTTGAATTTTATCTTATAAGCATTACGTTATGATGGAATTAGAGTGATCACATATAAAAGTTAGTGCACGGTTATATAAAAAAGATATTCTTTGCAATAATTAATATAAATTCAGTATAGAGACATGATTTCTTTCTTTTTCTTTCTTCTTAGAAAGAAGATAAAATCAATAAATCCGTATCTTTTATTAGTAATACGCACGTTAAAGCAATAACAAATAGAAGCCTAATACTGTTATGTATTTTATAATATTTGATACACACAATGAAGACACTATTAGATTATATCCGTGTATTACTACTTTGTGTAGGAGGAATGCTTGTTTCTTGCACAGTGCTCATTGTTATGTCTGAGCAATTGAACGGAACTATTACAGGAAAACAAAACTGGATATTTTTTTCCCTTATATGGTTTGCATTTAGTGTTCTATTTGTAGTTATTACTAAAAAAGGAAAAATTCCTATTTCTTTCTCTTTATCAGACATTATTGTACTAACAATAATTGCTTTCTTACTCATTTCTTATCCATGGAAATTAAATCCGGCTCCTGATAAACTTACTATTGTTCTTCTTCTTACAGCATTCTGGTTTTTACTTCGAATAGTACTGGTTGCCTACCCTTTCCTTTTTTCGTTTTTTATTTTCATTTATGTTTTTACCGGTGGAGTAGAAGCACTTTGGGGATTTGCACAAATGTTCCATTGGGCTGATACGACCTATATGTCTGAAAAACTACTCGGTTCTTTCTACACTACAGAAGCCTATAGTGGTTATTTAGCAATGATTCTGCCCTTGAGTTTAAGTGTGTCATGCTATTATCGATCATGTAAAAAAGTACAATGGTGGAGAGCAACTACCTTATTATACTATACAGCTTCTATAAGTAGTGTCCTGATGGTAATTGCTTTAATTCTTTCAGCTAATCGGATCGCATGGATGGCTGCTTTTATCTCTTCCGTATGGGTAGTATGGTTACGTTTATCTATAAATGAAAAAATAAAAAAGAAATGGAACATTTCTCCTTCCGTTTTCAAAGTAATCACTAGTATAGGTATCTTACTCCTCATCATAATAGCCGGAAGTATCGGCATATTAAAAAATAACGGGATATATAATAAAATTCCTCTTTGGAAATTTACTACTAATCTGGCTTCCCAAAATCCACTATTAGGAACTGGATTAGGAGGATTTCCAAACACAATTTTACAGTTAAATGAAGAAACTCTGGCAAAATCCCAGATCCATCCAGAAAACATAGAGGAAATCCCTTATCAAAAATCTTTATATGTACACAATGAATATCTTCAACTATTAATGGAACATGGTATTGTAGGCTTATTATTTTTTATAGCTCTACTTACTATAAGCTTTTACCTGGGACTAAAAAACAAACAATGGGGGGCGTGTGGAGGATTGTTATCTTTGGCAGTTTTTTCCTTTGCCTCTTATCCCCTACAAATTCCTTCTTTTTTAATAACCTTTACTTTTCTTCTTGTTATTTGCCAAGTGAAATACCAAAATATTATCCCCCCTCAAGAATATTATACTTACCAACCCGAACCTTTCACAAAAGGAACGGCCAAATCAGCTAAAAGAGCACTTTTACAAAATTTCATTGTCATTCTTCTTACTATTTTATTCTCTTTTATCACTTTCATTTTAATCGCATTCAATAAAAAATCTCTCCTTAGAACGACGATTACTTATGAGAAGAACGTTTCTTTTAACGATGAAAAAACTTACTATCTTCGGTTTGTGCATTATCCTGAATTTTTTTGTGAATATGCACAAAACTTAAACGAAGCTCAACACTATGAAGCTTCTATAGAATTATTAAAAAACGCCAGACATTATTGCCATCATCCTGCACTTTATGACATATTAGCAAAAAATCTCATAGCTACCGGACAGTATCAAGAAGCAGAAACCTATCTACTTCAAATAGTCCATCAGTATCCTAAAAGATTAAATTCTTATTACTTATTGGCTAAGCTTTATAGTCTTCCTAATTACTATCATCCAGAAAAAATGGAAGAAGTAGTTCAAATTGTCTTAAATAACCATAGGGTAACTTATTCCCATTTAAACAGCCACATGGAAAAAGAGATGCGTGATATATTAAATATGAAAAATAGAAAAAGAAAAACAGAAAAGAAATAAGATTTTTTGCTCATTAAAGTTTTTCTATTAATTCATAACAATTACTCCTTATTTAATTACAATACATAAATACAAACAGGACTTCTCTTCAATTTTTCAATTTTTTCACCAAAACGAAATGTATTAGTATCTATAAAACACCTATATTTGTAGGGCAATTAATAACTTGCATAAGTTTGTATTAATTCCACGTTATAATAAAGACCGATAAAATAGAGAAGAATGGAAAACATGGACACAGGTTTTATGTTAATGGGTATAGGAATGACTACTGTATTTGCTATCCTTTTAATAGTAATTTATTTAGGAAAAGGGCTAACTATTTTAATCAATAAATATGCGCCAGAAGAAGTAACAAAAAAAATAATTCCGGATAGTGCCTCAACTATACCCTCTAATACCATCCAGGGAGCTACCCTCGCAGCCATCACATCAGCTGTAAGCACAGTCACACAAGGAAAAGGGAAGGTAATTAAAGTGGAAAAATTATAACACTCAATTACTTACATTATTTTGATATCATATAAAATATATAACATAGTATCATGAAAAAAGAAATCAAATTTAGTTTGGTTTTCAGGGACATGTGGCAATCTGCAGGAAAATATGTGCCCCGTGTAGACCAACTTACCAGAGTTGCACCTGCTATAATCGAAATGGGGTGTTTTGCCCGTGTAGAAACTAATGGCGGAGGTTTTGAACAAGTAAATTTATTATTCGGAGAGAATCCTAATAAAGCAGTACGTGAATGGACAAAGCCATTTCATGAAGCGGGTATTCAAACACATATGTTAGACCGTGCATTAAACGGACTTCGCATGAGTCCGGTACCCGCTGATGTTCGCCAGTTATTTTACAAAGTAAAAAAAGCGCAAGGTACAGACATTACTCGTACTTTCTGCGGATTGAATGATATCCGCAATATCGCTCCTTCTATCCAATATGCACACGATGCAGGTATGATTTCACAGTGTTCTTTATGTATCACACATTCTCCCATCCATACCGTAGAATACTATACAAACATGGCACTTGAATTGATTAAGTTG encodes:
- a CDS encoding OadG family protein, which encodes MENMDTGFMLMGIGMTTVFAILLIVIYLGKGLTILINKYAPEEVTKKIIPDSASTIPSNTIQGATLAAITSAVSTVTQGKGKVIKVEKL
- a CDS encoding DUF2461 domain-containing protein — encoded protein: MVKEIIYYLEGLQKNNNRPWFQEHKDEYDKLRAQFEKDIYELIQRISLFDPEIVGIEPKDCIYRIYRDIRFSPDKTPYKNYFSAYIALGGRKSERAGYYIHLQPENCILSGGVWCPPTPLLKMLRQAVFDHIEEFIEILEEPSFKMAFPEMQGEVLQRLPQAFIHEKNFPHPDLLKRKDYVVIGSKPLSFFEQPDWIKATATEFEKMLPFNRFLNYTVDEYLGKTY
- a CDS encoding O-antigen ligase family protein; translated protein: MKTLLDYIRVLLLCVGGMLVSCTVLIVMSEQLNGTITGKQNWIFFSLIWFAFSVLFVVITKKGKIPISFSLSDIIVLTIIAFLLISYPWKLNPAPDKLTIVLLLTAFWFLLRIVLVAYPFLFSFFIFIYVFTGGVEALWGFAQMFHWADTTYMSEKLLGSFYTTEAYSGYLAMILPLSLSVSCYYRSCKKVQWWRATTLLYYTASISSVLMVIALILSANRIAWMAAFISSVWVVWLRLSINEKIKKKWNISPSVFKVITSIGILLLIIIAGSIGILKNNGIYNKIPLWKFTTNLASQNPLLGTGLGGFPNTILQLNEETLAKSQIHPENIEEIPYQKSLYVHNEYLQLLMEHGIVGLLFFIALLTISFYLGLKNKQWGACGGLLSLAVFSFASYPLQIPSFLITFTFLLVICQVKYQNIIPPQEYYTYQPEPFTKGTAKSAKRALLQNFIVILLTILFSFITFILIAFNKKSLLRTTITYEKNVSFNDEKTYYLRFVHYPEFFCEYAQNLNEAQHYEASIELLKNARHYCHHPALYDILAKNLIATGQYQEAETYLLQIVHQYPKRLNSYYLLAKLYSLPNYYHPEKMEEVVQIVLNNHRVTYSHLNSHMEKEMRDILNMKNRKRKTEKK
- a CDS encoding winged helix-turn-helix domain-containing protein; this translates as MINKQIMGYKDVKIPGEGSHEHSAENRKVVRVVKFTKSGKEGIVLLDNGDYKFGDLIFYPEGECFYREGIRIDVPNLECKLVRVLLESEHCNLKRKKIIEALWPNADSDCNDNLNSTVWRLKRDLKEIGAILIVESERGKGYELCVKDDLDS